Proteins co-encoded in one Ananas comosus cultivar F153 linkage group 15, ASM154086v1, whole genome shotgun sequence genomic window:
- the LOC109721470 gene encoding uncharacterized protein LOC109721470: MKKAISGGRTLPENVIAYGVLPRLPAKTLIRLQCVSKRWRALISTDPHFMRLQDAHARSSPTLLVFGETPCPVFLSRREERDQPRSIGFPRIFRQPLFGSRHGDWLPLAACGGILCIATASSSGRTSGLYLGNPVWMDWRPLPAPPGWTPQSDATKMQLAVHDTPGGTHYKLVLPFSTQSGIAGRAEAAFLVFCSTKGSWEISQQKVLVKVPGSRREIVGVGLRCSVCVEGVFFWLAGLEVLWFDPRDERGGAIPLPLPFTDEAQLPQNIGEWEGNCHRTSVNGKGS, from the coding sequence ATGAAGAAGGCGATCAGCGGAGGCCGCACGCTTCCGGAGAATGTCATCGCGTACGGCGTCCTCCCTCGGCTCCCGGCCAAAACCCTCATCAGGTTGCAGTGCGTGTCGAAGCGCTGGCGCGCCTTGATCTCCACCGACCCCCACTTCATGCGCCTGCAGGACGCCCACGCCCGCTCCTCCCCCACCCTCCTCGTCTTCGGCGAAACGCCCTGCCCAGTCTTCCTCTCCCGCCGAGAAGAAAGGGACCAGCCCCGATCCATCGGCTTCCCGAGAATCTTCAGGCAGCCCCTGTTCGGCAGCCGGCACGGCGACTGGCTCCCCCTCGCAGCCTGCGGCGGAATCCTCTGCATTGCTACAGCCTCGAGCAGCGGTAGGACATCCGGGCTCTACTTGGGTAATCCGGTGTGGATGGACTGGCGGCCTCTCCCTGCGCCCCCAGGCTGGACCCCCCAGTCTGATGCGACGAAGATGCAGTTAGCCGTCCACGACACACCGGGCGGTACTCACTACAAGCTCGTCCTGCCGTTTTCAACGCAGAGCGGTATCGCTGGCCGAGCAGAAGCTGCTTTCCTCGTCTTCTGCTCCACCAAGGGCTCGTGGGAAATATCTCAACAGAAAGTTTTGGTGAAGGTGCCGGGCTCTCGGCGCGAGATAGTGGGAGTGGGATTAAGATGTAGTGTCTGTGTGGAGGGAGTATTCTTTTGGCTTGCCGGACTTGAGGTGTTATGGTTCGATCCGAGAGATGAGCGCGGCGGCGCCATCCCTTTGCCTTTGCCATTCACAGATGAGGCCCAATTGCCACAGAACATCGGTGAATGGGAAGGGAATTGCCACAGAACATCGGTGAATGGGAAGGGAAGTTGA